AATGAAAGGGTATTTGGTTTTAGATTTCTCAATTAAAGTATTAGAGAGCTTCTTAGAATACGCTGAAAAAATACCGGCATTTATTGAAAAGCATGGCGGCAGATACATTGTAAAAGGAGTGATTCCAGAAAAAATGGAAGGCAATTGGATTCCGGAGAGGTTAGTGATATTGGAATTTCCA
This DNA window, taken from Microbulbifer sp. GL-2, encodes the following:
- a CDS encoding DUF1330 domain-containing protein produces the protein MKGYLVLDFSIKVLESFLEYAEKIPAFIEKHGGRYIVKGVIPEKMEGNWIPERLVILEFPSTEKAKEFLADPEAQDLFEIRHKTTNSQLILAEGCI